The following are encoded together in the Rhizobium tumorigenes genome:
- a CDS encoding ABC transporter ATP-binding protein/permease → MAVDTTEKPSVQGDARVGYDLSLLYRLRMMLSAFWHSPVRVRLISLVVSLFVIILVTAYVQVLLNEWNAPFYDSLARRDLDEFMKQLGVFGMIAGSLLVLNVIQAWLNQMAALYMREGLARDLVDQWLKGKRALRLASSGLIGVNPDQRLHEDARNLAESTTGLAIGLVQSTILLISFIGVLWELSSGFIFHFRGSSFSIPGYMVWAAIIYAASASFLSQFVGGKLVRLNADRYSKEAELRFALMHANEYMPSITTAGGQENERRRINGDISSVLGVIRKLAIANTNLTWVSASYGWMVLVIPILVAAPAYFSGGLSIGQLMMVVGAFNQVNTALRWYVANFGPIAEWRATLMRVTDFREAVVEMDGEEHLANMIEVARAAPDMLVLKDLEVSTKTSDDVDENGFRIREGTVTIAAGEHIMINGDHGVNRKLLFQALAGDWHCGKGEIDLPPLEDMLFMPHAAYVPSGTLRDAVTFPQERDAYPDSDLEMAIDKAGLARLKGKLDTNARWDRMLDTDEQKAVGFAHALLAKPRWLILDETLEGLEPDIQKRLVALLKELKDTTVIYIGRSEAYLEAMSPRVLHLQALVPQDPTAPPAKPVAAAARRPNVARRAPLRKEPARPV, encoded by the coding sequence ATGGCCGTTGATACCACAGAGAAGCCCAGCGTCCAGGGCGATGCGCGCGTCGGATACGACTTGAGTTTGCTGTACAGGTTGAGGATGATGCTTTCGGCGTTCTGGCATTCGCCCGTGCGCGTAAGGCTTATATCGCTCGTGGTATCGCTGTTCGTCATCATTCTCGTGACAGCCTATGTGCAGGTTCTTTTGAACGAGTGGAATGCGCCGTTCTACGATTCGCTAGCCCGCCGCGATCTCGACGAGTTCATGAAGCAACTCGGCGTCTTCGGGATGATCGCCGGCAGCCTGCTCGTTCTCAATGTCATCCAGGCCTGGCTCAACCAGATGGCGGCGCTCTACATGCGCGAGGGCCTGGCGCGCGATCTGGTCGACCAGTGGCTGAAAGGCAAGCGCGCTTTGCGGCTCGCCTCCTCCGGACTGATCGGCGTCAATCCGGACCAGCGCCTGCACGAGGACGCCCGCAACCTGGCAGAAAGCACCACCGGCCTTGCCATCGGCCTTGTCCAGTCGACCATCCTGCTGATCAGCTTCATCGGCGTGCTCTGGGAGCTGTCGAGTGGCTTCATCTTCCACTTTCGCGGCAGCAGCTTTTCGATCCCCGGCTACATGGTCTGGGCGGCGATCATCTATGCGGCTTCGGCTTCTTTCCTCAGCCAGTTCGTCGGCGGCAAGCTTGTGCGCCTGAATGCCGACCGCTACTCGAAAGAAGCCGAACTGCGCTTCGCGCTGATGCATGCCAACGAATACATGCCATCGATCACCACTGCCGGTGGCCAGGAAAACGAACGGCGGCGCATCAACGGCGACATTTCTTCCGTGCTCGGTGTCATCCGTAAGCTGGCGATCGCCAATACCAATCTTACCTGGGTGTCTGCCAGCTATGGCTGGATGGTACTGGTCATCCCGATCCTGGTGGCAGCGCCCGCCTATTTCTCCGGCGGCCTGAGCATCGGCCAGTTGATGATGGTCGTCGGCGCCTTCAATCAGGTCAACACCGCCTTGCGCTGGTATGTCGCCAACTTCGGCCCGATCGCCGAGTGGCGCGCGACTTTGATGCGTGTCACCGATTTCCGCGAGGCGGTGGTGGAGATGGATGGCGAGGAGCATCTGGCCAACATGATCGAGGTCGCCCGCGCCGCGCCTGATATGCTGGTGCTGAAAGATCTTGAAGTCTCCACCAAGACCAGCGACGACGTCGATGAAAATGGCTTCCGTATTCGCGAGGGCACGGTGACGATTGCCGCCGGCGAGCACATCATGATCAATGGCGATCACGGCGTGAACCGCAAGCTGCTGTTCCAGGCACTGGCCGGCGATTGGCATTGCGGCAAGGGCGAAATAGACCTGCCGCCGCTGGAAGACATGCTGTTCATGCCGCACGCCGCCTATGTTCCGAGCGGGACGCTGCGCGACGCGGTCACATTTCCGCAAGAGCGCGACGCGTACCCGGATTCCGACCTGGAGATGGCGATCGACAAGGCCGGACTGGCCAGGTTGAAGGGCAAGCTGGATACGAATGCCCGCTGGGACCGCATGCTGGATACCGACGAGCAGAAGGCGGTTGGCTTTGCGCATGCGCTGCTCGCCAAACCGCGCTGGCTGATTCTCGATGAAACGCTCGAGGGACTGGAGCCGGACATTCAGAAGCGACTAGTCGCTCTGCTCAAGGAGCTGAAGGATACGACGGTGATCTATATCGGCCGGTCCGAGGCCTATCTTGAGGCCATGTCACCGCGCGTGCTGCATCTGCAAGCGCTGGTGCCTCAAGATCCAACCGCGCCGCCGGCAAAGCCGGTTGCAGCGGCAGCCCGACGGCCGAATGTGGCCCGGCGCGCTCCGTTGCGCAAGGAACCAGCGCGTCCAGTCTGA
- the metA gene encoding homoserine O-acetyltransferase MetA — MPIKIPDTLPAFDTLVKEGVRVMTETMAVRQDIRPLQIGLLNLMPNKIKTELQMARLVGASPLQVEFSLIRIGGHKAKNTSEEHLLSFYETWEEIRHRKFDGFIITGAPIELLDFEEVTYWDEMRQILDWTTTNVHSTLNVCWGAMAAVYHFHGVPKHLLKEKAFGVYRHQNLNPSSVYLNGFSDDFGVPVSRWTEVRRKDVETVPGLEILMESPEMGICLVHEKTARRLYMFNHVEYDSTSLADEYFRDVDAGIPIKMPHDYFPHNDPSLTPPNRWRSHAHLFVGNWINEIYQTTPYDMADIGLQK, encoded by the coding sequence ATGCCCATTAAGATCCCCGATACGCTGCCCGCCTTCGATACCCTGGTGAAAGAGGGTGTGCGGGTGATGACAGAGACGATGGCCGTCCGTCAGGATATCCGTCCGCTGCAGATCGGGCTGCTCAACCTCATGCCCAACAAGATCAAGACCGAGCTACAGATGGCCCGCCTCGTCGGCGCCTCGCCGCTTCAGGTCGAATTCTCCCTGATCCGCATCGGCGGTCACAAGGCGAAGAATACCTCCGAGGAACACCTGCTTTCGTTCTACGAGACGTGGGAGGAAATCAGGCACCGCAAGTTCGACGGCTTCATCATCACGGGTGCGCCGATCGAGCTGCTCGACTTCGAGGAAGTCACCTACTGGGACGAGATGCGCCAGATCCTCGACTGGACGACCACCAACGTCCATTCGACGCTGAACGTCTGCTGGGGCGCGATGGCGGCGGTCTACCATTTTCATGGTGTGCCGAAGCACCTGCTGAAGGAAAAAGCATTTGGCGTCTACCGGCACCAGAATCTGAACCCGTCCTCGGTCTATCTCAACGGTTTTTCCGACGATTTTGGCGTGCCCGTGTCGCGCTGGACGGAAGTCCGCCGCAAGGATGTCGAAACCGTCCCTGGCTTGGAAATCCTGATGGAATCGCCGGAAATGGGCATTTGCCTGGTGCACGAGAAGACGGCAAGACGGCTCTACATGTTCAACCACGTCGAATACGATTCAACGTCGCTGGCAGACGAATATTTCCGCGACGTCGATGCCGGCATTCCGATCAAGATGCCCCACGATTATTTCCCCCACAACGATCCGTCCCTGACGCCGCCCAACCGCTGGCGCAGCCATGCCCATCTGTTTGTCGGCAACTGGATCAACGAGATCTACCAGACCACGCCTTACGACATGGCCGACATCGGCTTGCAGAAATAA
- a CDS encoding aldose epimerase family protein — translation MTESTLQREVFGKTAAGDTVHRVKITGGGLTAHVISWGAVIQDLRLENHAPPLTLGFDDFESYEKHSAYFGATPGRCANRIADGRFTLDGKTYQLGLNENGVTHLHGGVDNIALRNWTIVEHAADRVVLKIVDPDGRSGYPGNCTIQATYWVHGNGELSVTYETTTDQPTIANVCQHAYFNLDGRDDALDHDIMIAADHYLPTDARQIPTGEIAPVAGTPFDLRQMGPMKRFVDGDQVLYDHNFCLSQERTAKRAVVLARSINSGVSLEVRTTEPGIQLYAGFKLGVPVPGIDGKMMGPFAGFCLETQIWPDAINQPGFSSAALHPGEVLRQETDYIFTKN, via the coding sequence ATGACGGAAAGCACTTTGCAGCGCGAAGTTTTCGGCAAGACTGCAGCCGGCGACACGGTACACCGCGTCAAGATTACAGGCGGTGGGCTGACTGCCCATGTCATCAGCTGGGGAGCGGTGATCCAGGACCTTCGGCTTGAGAACCACGCGCCGCCCCTGACGCTCGGCTTCGACGACTTCGAAAGCTACGAGAAGCACTCCGCCTATTTCGGAGCAACGCCCGGGCGCTGTGCGAACCGCATCGCCGACGGCAGGTTCACGCTCGATGGCAAGACCTATCAGCTGGGCCTGAACGAGAACGGCGTGACCCATCTGCACGGCGGCGTCGACAATATCGCCCTGCGCAACTGGACGATCGTCGAGCATGCCGCCGACCGCGTCGTACTGAAGATCGTCGACCCCGACGGTCGCAGCGGCTATCCCGGAAACTGCACGATCCAGGCGACCTACTGGGTGCACGGCAATGGCGAGCTATCGGTCACCTACGAGACCACGACCGACCAGCCGACCATCGCCAATGTCTGCCAGCACGCCTACTTCAACCTCGATGGCCGCGACGATGCGCTCGACCACGACATCATGATTGCAGCCGACCACTATCTGCCGACCGATGCACGGCAGATCCCGACGGGCGAGATCGCCCCCGTCGCGGGCACGCCGTTCGACCTGCGCCAAATGGGCCCGATGAAGCGCTTCGTTGATGGCGACCAGGTGCTATACGACCACAATTTCTGTCTCTCGCAGGAGCGTACGGCCAAGCGCGCCGTCGTTCTCGCCCGCAGCATCAATTCCGGCGTATCGCTCGAAGTGCGGACAACGGAACCCGGTATCCAGCTCTACGCCGGCTTCAAGCTCGGCGTCCCCGTCCCCGGCATTGACGGCAAGATGATGGGGCCTTTCGCCGGTTTCTGCCTGGAAACGCAGATCTGGCCCGACGCCATCAACCAGCCGGGCTTTTCCTCCGCAGCCCTCCATCCCGGCGAAGTCCTGCGTCAGGAAACGGACTACATTTTCACGAAGAACTAA
- a CDS encoding GntR family transcriptional regulator: MDRTSLISELNGRGLRDAAASGPLYRRLAMALTGLIQEGLLKPGTALPAERDLAEGLQLGRVTVRTAYRDLLTAGTLESRHGSGTFVSQKVERMEQSLWRLSSFSADMRSRGRSPAAKILSRSVSMPTPEETFLLGLGVDEPVLRLDRLRLADGLPLAIERAVVPTQFLAEDAVGESSLYDVLTANGYRPVHALQRLTAVTLDPSSAATLDVKPGAPALLIERISRLADQRVVEYTRSHYRGDAYDFVAELKIGDDL; the protein is encoded by the coding sequence ATGGATAGAACCAGTTTGATTTCCGAACTGAACGGACGCGGCTTGCGGGATGCAGCGGCGAGCGGGCCGCTTTATAGGCGGTTGGCGATGGCGCTGACCGGGCTCATTCAGGAAGGGCTGCTGAAACCGGGTACTGCATTGCCGGCCGAGCGCGATCTCGCCGAGGGACTGCAACTCGGCCGCGTCACAGTACGCACCGCCTATCGCGACCTGCTGACGGCCGGCACCCTGGAGTCGCGGCACGGCAGCGGTACTTTCGTCTCGCAGAAGGTTGAGCGAATGGAACAGTCGCTCTGGCGCCTCTCCTCCTTCTCCGCCGATATGCGCTCGCGCGGTCGCTCGCCGGCGGCAAAAATCCTGTCCCGGAGCGTCTCCATGCCAACGCCCGAGGAGACCTTCCTGCTCGGGCTCGGCGTCGACGAACCGGTGCTGCGGCTCGACCGGTTGCGGCTGGCCGACGGACTGCCGCTCGCCATCGAACGCGCCGTCGTCCCGACACAGTTCCTGGCAGAAGACGCAGTCGGCGAGAGCTCTCTTTACGATGTCCTGACAGCCAACGGATACCGCCCGGTTCACGCCCTGCAGCGGCTGACTGCAGTCACCCTCGATCCATCATCGGCCGCCACGCTCGACGTCAAGCCCGGCGCCCCGGCACTGCTGATCGAGCGCATCTCGCGCCTGGCCGACCAGCGCGTCGTCGAATACACCAGATCGCATTATCGCGGCGACGCCTATGATTTCGTCGCAGAATTGAAAATTGGAGATGACCTATGA
- a CDS encoding SIS domain-containing protein: protein MTQSLMLTEAGQSPDAVATLLEKEKSVFAEIARLFAVARPSVVTTAARGSSDHAATFFKYLFEITCGVPVASIGPSIASVYNAPLHLKGGIHFTVSQSGGSPDIISLQAAAKKGGATTIAVVNVTESPLARQADIVLDLHAGPEKSVAATKSFITAVAALSGVTAAVSGNSALQDGLSRLPQALAVTDGIDSAAAEEVLFGASSLYTGGRGPAFAIALESALKAKETSGLHAEAFSLAELMHGPMRLVQPGFPVVAFAPDDAAFANNAQALERLQKLGATAVSFSTTPLPGINLKMPSTGNGLIDPLVSLLCYYRMIERVTRRKGFDPDKPANLLKVTETM from the coding sequence ATGACGCAATCCCTGATGCTGACCGAGGCCGGCCAGTCGCCTGATGCCGTGGCGACCTTGCTGGAGAAGGAAAAGTCGGTCTTCGCCGAAATTGCCCGGTTGTTTGCGGTAGCCAGGCCTTCCGTCGTCACCACGGCGGCGCGGGGCTCGTCGGATCATGCAGCGACCTTCTTCAAGTATCTGTTCGAGATCACTTGCGGCGTCCCCGTCGCCTCGATCGGCCCGTCGATCGCTTCCGTCTACAATGCGCCGCTGCATCTGAAGGGCGGCATTCATTTCACCGTGTCGCAGTCCGGCGGCAGCCCAGATATCATTTCCCTGCAGGCCGCCGCCAAGAAGGGTGGAGCAACGACGATCGCCGTCGTCAACGTCACCGAGAGCCCACTGGCGCGGCAAGCCGATATCGTCCTCGACCTGCATGCGGGCCCTGAAAAAAGCGTCGCTGCGACGAAATCCTTCATCACCGCGGTCGCTGCCCTGTCGGGCGTTACCGCTGCCGTCTCCGGCAACAGCGCACTGCAGGATGGCCTTTCGCGCCTGCCCCAGGCATTGGCAGTCACCGATGGCATCGATAGCGCGGCCGCCGAGGAGGTGCTGTTCGGAGCCAGCTCGCTCTACACCGGCGGTCGTGGCCCGGCATTCGCCATCGCGCTGGAATCCGCCCTGAAGGCCAAGGAGACGTCGGGCCTGCACGCCGAGGCATTCTCGCTCGCCGAATTGATGCACGGCCCGATGCGGCTGGTTCAGCCCGGCTTCCCGGTCGTTGCCTTCGCCCCGGACGACGCCGCATTTGCCAACAACGCCCAGGCTCTGGAGCGCCTGCAGAAGCTCGGCGCCACCGCCGTATCTTTCTCGACCACCCCGCTGCCGGGTATCAACCTCAAAATGCCGTCGACCGGAAACGGCCTCATCGACCCGCTGGTCTCCCTGCTCTGCTACTATCGAATGATCGAGCGGGTAACGCGCCGCAAGGGTTTCGATCCCGACAAGCCGGCTAATCTTCTCAAGGTGACGGAGACGATGTGA
- the nagA gene encoding N-acetylglucosamine-6-phosphate deacetylase — translation MDYTVFTGARIFDGDRFHDDSALVVGGGRVQAIAARNSLPEGSVRVELDGGVLAPGFIDAQVNGGGGRLLNEDPSPASMYTIAKGHRRYGTTSLLPTLITDIGAATTRAIEAAIEAVKADRGVVGLHLEGPHLSPARKGAHLPELMRPVEDSDVTTFIRAREAIGMLLVTIAAEQVTPRQVQALNEGGVVVSLGHSDCTADVADALFDAGARGVTHLYNAMSQLGHRSPGLVGAALDHPRTWCGMIADGHHVDPRALRVALRAKRGEGKLFFVTDAMSLVGSDADSFELNGRTVYREKGGFCSKVVLADGTLAGSDVDMASTVRYGVGMLELPLAEALRMATSYPARFLRLKDRGHLSPGARADIVHINDDIEATATWIGGAAASVGTGPETSS, via the coding sequence ATGGACTATACGGTCTTTACTGGCGCCCGCATCTTCGACGGCGACCGCTTTCACGACGACAGCGCGCTTGTTGTCGGCGGTGGCCGGGTGCAGGCTATAGCCGCCCGCAACAGCCTGCCGGAGGGCAGCGTGCGTGTGGAGCTAGACGGCGGCGTTCTGGCACCAGGCTTCATCGACGCACAGGTGAATGGCGGCGGCGGTCGGTTGCTGAATGAAGATCCGTCGCCGGCCTCCATGTATACCATTGCCAAAGGCCATCGCCGCTACGGCACGACATCCCTGCTGCCGACGTTGATCACCGACATCGGCGCTGCCACGACCCGGGCGATCGAAGCCGCCATCGAGGCTGTCAAAGCCGACCGGGGTGTCGTCGGCCTGCATCTGGAGGGCCCTCACCTGTCGCCGGCGCGCAAGGGCGCCCACCTGCCGGAGCTGATGCGGCCGGTAGAAGACAGCGACGTTACGACTTTCATCCGTGCCCGCGAAGCAATCGGCATGCTGCTGGTAACCATCGCCGCCGAGCAGGTGACTCCCCGCCAGGTACAGGCGCTGAACGAGGGCGGCGTCGTCGTCAGCCTCGGTCATTCCGATTGCACGGCCGATGTTGCGGACGCGCTTTTCGACGCCGGCGCACGTGGCGTCACCCATCTCTACAATGCCATGAGCCAGCTCGGCCATCGCAGCCCGGGTCTGGTCGGCGCGGCGCTCGATCATCCCCGTACGTGGTGCGGCATGATTGCCGATGGTCACCATGTCGATCCCCGCGCGCTACGCGTCGCCCTGCGCGCCAAGCGCGGCGAGGGCAAGCTGTTCTTCGTCACCGATGCCATGTCTCTGGTGGGTTCCGATGCCGACAGCTTCGAGCTGAACGGCCGCACTGTCTACCGTGAGAAAGGCGGCTTCTGCTCGAAGGTGGTACTGGCCGATGGCACGCTGGCCGGCTCCGACGTCGACATGGCCTCGACCGTGCGCTACGGCGTCGGCATGCTGGAACTGCCGCTGGCGGAAGCGCTGCGCATGGCAACATCCTACCCGGCCCGTTTTCTGCGCCTGAAGGACCGGGGGCACCTGTCGCCCGGTGCGCGCGCCGACATCGTGCACATCAATGACGACATCGAGGCGACCGCCACCTGGATCGGCGGTGCTGCGGCGTCTGTCGGGACAGGCCCGGAGACATCATCATGA
- a CDS encoding SIS domain-containing protein, with protein sequence MTAITDAYFLEVIERLNGLRQSLAEPMARAAAVICEAARSDHRVYLFGTGHSHMLAEEVHYRAGGLAITVPVLVGSAMLHEGAVISSVYERTPGLVRPVLERYRMERGDVLIVASNSGVNAAPTEAADYGREIGATVIAITSLAYSAAIAKGRRRLADIADIVFDNGLPPGDALVDLPGTDLKVGPASTAIGATLLNAIFAEVASQLSGDGNPPVYRSANMPGAKEINQRLVDVYRPRNPHL encoded by the coding sequence ATGACCGCGATCACGGATGCCTATTTTCTGGAGGTGATCGAAAGGCTCAATGGCCTGCGTCAGTCTTTGGCCGAGCCTATGGCAAGGGCTGCTGCCGTCATCTGCGAGGCGGCGCGCAGCGACCACCGTGTCTATCTGTTCGGGACCGGCCATTCTCATATGCTGGCCGAAGAGGTGCATTATCGAGCCGGCGGACTGGCCATCACTGTGCCGGTGCTGGTCGGCTCGGCGATGCTGCATGAAGGTGCCGTTATAAGCTCGGTCTACGAGCGAACCCCGGGGCTGGTTCGACCTGTCCTGGAACGCTACCGGATGGAGCGTGGTGACGTTCTGATCGTCGCCTCCAATTCCGGCGTCAACGCCGCGCCGACGGAGGCTGCCGACTATGGCCGGGAAATCGGCGCCACCGTGATCGCCATCACCTCGCTTGCCTATTCCGCAGCCATAGCCAAAGGGCGCAGACGCCTCGCCGATATCGCCGATATCGTCTTCGACAACGGTCTGCCGCCGGGCGATGCGTTGGTCGATTTGCCCGGCACCGACCTGAAGGTGGGGCCGGCCTCGACTGCCATCGGCGCAACCCTCTTGAATGCAATTTTTGCTGAAGTTGCTTCACAGCTTTCCGGAGACGGCAATCCGCCGGTCTATCGCAGCGCCAACATGCCGGGGGCGAAGGAAATCAACCAACGCCTCGTTGACGTCTACAGGCCGCGCAACCCGCATCTCTGA
- a CDS encoding response regulator: MDRKVLIVEDELLIALDLEDMVESNGLQVAAIASTMARALAAAPYADIALVDVNLSDGPTGPAIGRMLAEQYGIAVVFMTANPEAVAGGIHGTLGVLRKPVQPGMVAQTLKYALGRLTGQLAAVPPDMEVFAA, encoded by the coding sequence ATGGACAGGAAAGTGCTGATTGTCGAAGACGAGTTGCTGATTGCACTCGATCTAGAAGACATGGTGGAAAGCAATGGACTGCAAGTCGCAGCCATTGCCAGCACTATGGCGCGGGCCCTGGCGGCTGCACCCTATGCCGATATCGCGCTCGTGGACGTCAATCTTTCCGACGGGCCAACGGGTCCAGCGATCGGCCGCATGCTGGCCGAGCAATATGGTATCGCCGTCGTCTTCATGACAGCCAACCCCGAGGCTGTCGCCGGCGGAATCCATGGGACCCTCGGTGTCTTGCGCAAGCCCGTGCAGCCCGGAATGGTGGCCCAAACGCTGAAATACGCGTTGGGACGGCTCACCGGGCAATTGGCTGCAGTTCCTCCTGATATGGAAGTCTTTGCTGCCTGA